In Bradyrhizobium sp. G127, one genomic interval encodes:
- the lpxK gene encoding tetraacyldisaccharide 4'-kinase, producing the protein MREPAFWYRPPSFVSRLLSPLGAIYGAVSARRMARAGVSARIPVLCIGNYHAGGAGKTPTALALVKILRSMSEDPFVVSRGYGGTIEGPVRVDPTSHGAADVGDEPLMMAVSVPVIVSRDRVTGAALARAQGASVVLLDDGFQNPALTKDASLIVIDAARGIGNGYVFPAGPLRAPLEPQVARTDALIVIGEGQAADGIAVAVTERHAPVLRARLVPDENSAAALRGQRVLAFSGIGDPARFVATLRNSGVNVIAQRDFPDHHPFTPDEIEQLNSDAAVKSLMLVTTEKDMARIRSDARVAHHADNVFVLPVTLTFDDEAMLRDFIATRLTIAREKAG; encoded by the coding sequence ATGCGTGAGCCGGCCTTCTGGTATCGGCCGCCATCGTTCGTTTCGCGGTTGTTGTCGCCGCTCGGCGCGATTTACGGCGCGGTCAGTGCGCGGCGCATGGCGCGCGCCGGCGTGTCCGCCAGAATTCCTGTGCTTTGCATCGGCAATTATCACGCGGGCGGCGCAGGCAAGACGCCGACCGCCCTCGCGCTGGTGAAAATCCTGCGGAGCATGAGCGAGGACCCGTTTGTCGTCAGCCGCGGTTACGGCGGAACGATCGAAGGCCCTGTCCGCGTTGACCCAACCTCGCACGGTGCGGCCGATGTCGGCGACGAGCCCCTAATGATGGCGGTGTCCGTGCCCGTGATCGTCTCGCGCGATCGCGTGACCGGTGCCGCGCTTGCGCGCGCGCAAGGCGCGAGCGTTGTTCTGCTGGACGACGGATTCCAGAATCCGGCTTTGACGAAAGATGCGTCGCTGATCGTGATCGATGCGGCGCGCGGCATCGGCAACGGATACGTGTTTCCGGCGGGGCCGTTGCGCGCGCCGCTGGAGCCGCAGGTCGCGCGGACCGACGCGCTGATCGTGATCGGCGAGGGGCAGGCCGCTGACGGCATCGCCGTTGCGGTGACCGAACGCCATGCACCGGTTCTGCGTGCGCGCCTCGTGCCAGATGAAAATTCAGCCGCGGCGCTGCGCGGCCAGCGTGTGCTGGCTTTTTCAGGTATCGGTGATCCGGCGCGGTTCGTCGCAACGCTGCGCAACAGCGGCGTGAATGTGATCGCGCAGAGAGACTTCCCCGATCATCATCCGTTTACGCCGGATGAAATCGAACAATTGAATTCGGATGCGGCGGTGAAATCGCTGATGCTGGTTACGACTGAAAAGGACATGGCCCGCATCCGCAGCGACGCGCGCGTCGCGCACCATGCCGACAACGTTTTCGTCTTGCCGGTGACGCTGACGTTCGATGATGAGGCGATGTTGCGGGACTTCATTGCAACGCGGCTGACGATCGCGCGCGAGAAGGCAGGCTAG
- a CDS encoding DUF2093 domain-containing protein, whose product MLNKFGPSGQGEAQVEYLDGDFRVTSPGSYVRCAITGEHIPLDELKYWSVDRQEAYATPEAVLSRHYPAQLKKA is encoded by the coding sequence GTGCTTAATAAATTCGGGCCTTCCGGCCAGGGCGAAGCGCAGGTCGAATATCTCGACGGCGACTTCCGCGTGACATCTCCCGGCTCTTATGTCCGTTGCGCCATCACCGGCGAGCATATCCCGCTGGACGAACTGAAATACTGGAGCGTCGACCGGCAGGAAGCCTATGCGACGCCGGAGGCCGTGCTGAGCCGGCACTATCCCGCGCAATTGAAAAAGGCTTGA
- the xseA gene encoding exodeoxyribonuclease VII large subunit, whose protein sequence is MPATPAEILPNSQEYTVSELSSALKRTVESAYEHVRVRGEISGFRGPHSSGHCYFALKDESAKIEAVIWKGVHGRMRFKPQEGLEVIATGKLTTYPGSSKYQIVIEAIEPAGVGALMALMEERKKKLAAEGLFDEARKQLLPWLPEVIGVVTSPTGAVIRDILHRLEDRFPRRVLVWPVRVQGEGSAEQIAAAIHGFNALDEGGKIPRPDLLIVARGGGSLEDLWSFNEEIVVRAAAESMIPLISAVGHETDVTLIDFAADKRAPTPTAAAEMAVPVRAELFVEITSLERRAMLCWQRGQETRRSELRAAVRALPKANELLDIPRQRLDRASAQLPRALRANAHIYERRLSAIGGRLTVTTLRTQIERGKEKVTRLAISARRCAGLHIQQRDTRLRYVSQLLNALSYKGVLERGFALVRDEHGQPLHAAAHVGSSQRLSIEFADGRIGATADGSDVTAEKPKPAPAKPASKRTTDFGVKKVQGDLF, encoded by the coding sequence ATGCCCGCCACGCCTGCAGAAATCCTGCCGAATTCACAGGAATATACCGTCTCGGAACTGTCGTCCGCGCTGAAACGGACGGTGGAGAGCGCCTACGAGCATGTGCGCGTGCGCGGCGAGATTTCCGGCTTCCGCGGGCCGCATTCCTCGGGCCACTGCTATTTCGCGCTGAAGGACGAGAGCGCCAAGATCGAGGCGGTGATCTGGAAGGGCGTGCACGGCCGCATGCGGTTCAAGCCGCAGGAAGGCCTTGAGGTCATCGCCACCGGCAAGCTCACCACCTATCCCGGTTCGTCGAAGTATCAGATCGTGATCGAGGCCATCGAGCCCGCCGGCGTCGGCGCGCTGATGGCACTGATGGAAGAGCGCAAGAAGAAGCTCGCCGCCGAAGGACTGTTCGACGAGGCGCGGAAGCAGCTTCTGCCATGGCTGCCGGAAGTGATTGGCGTCGTGACCTCGCCCACCGGTGCGGTAATCCGCGACATTTTGCACCGGCTGGAAGATCGCTTTCCCCGCCGCGTGCTGGTGTGGCCGGTGCGGGTGCAGGGAGAAGGCTCCGCCGAACAGATCGCCGCCGCGATTCACGGCTTCAACGCGCTGGATGAAGGCGGAAAAATTCCGCGGCCCGATCTCTTGATCGTCGCGCGCGGCGGCGGCTCGCTGGAGGACCTGTGGTCGTTCAACGAGGAAATCGTGGTGCGCGCCGCGGCGGAGAGCATGATCCCGCTGATTTCAGCAGTCGGCCACGAAACCGACGTGACCTTGATCGACTTCGCAGCCGACAAGCGCGCGCCGACGCCGACGGCGGCCGCCGAGATGGCGGTGCCGGTGCGCGCCGAACTGTTCGTCGAGATCACGTCGCTGGAGCGGCGCGCCATGCTGTGCTGGCAGCGCGGCCAGGAAACCCGCCGCAGCGAATTGCGCGCAGCGGTTCGCGCGTTGCCGAAAGCGAATGAATTGCTGGATATTCCGCGCCAGCGCCTCGATCGCGCCAGTGCGCAATTGCCGCGCGCGCTGCGCGCCAACGCGCACATCTACGAGCGCCGCCTGTCGGCGATCGGCGGCCGCCTGACCGTCACCACGCTGCGCACGCAGATCGAACGCGGCAAGGAAAAAGTCACGCGGTTGGCGATAAGTGCGCGCCGCTGCGCCGGGTTGCATATCCAGCAACGCGACACCCGCCTGCGCTACGTGTCCCAACTGCTCAATGCGCTGTCCTATAAAGGCGTGCTGGAGCGAGGCTTCGCGCTGGTGCGCGACGAACACGGCCAGCCATTGCATGCGGCGGCCCATGTGGGGTCCAGCCAGCGTCTTTCCATCGAATTCGCCGATGGGCGCATCGGAGCGACCGCGGACGGCAGCGACGTCACCGCCGAGAAACCCAAACCGGCTCCCGCGAAGCCCGCGTCAAAGCGCACCACCGATTTCGGCGTCAAGAAGGTTCAGGGCGACTTGTTCTGA
- the purD gene encoding phosphoribosylamine--glycine ligase: MNILLIGSGGREHALAWKMAASPLLTKLWCAPGNAGIAQEAECIALDVANHAAVIDFCKTNKVDLVVVGPEAPLAAGIVDDLAAAGIKAFGPSKAASQLESSKGFTKDICKANDIPTAAYERFKDAAAAKAYIRKHSAPIVVKADGLAAGKGVVIAMTLAEAEAAIDALFGSPGAEAVIEEFMEGEEASFFVLCDGDNALPLAAAQDHKRAYDGDKGPNTGGMGAYSPAPVFTDAIRERTMAEIILPTLRAMSAMGMPYKGVLFAGLMITKDGPKLIEYNARFGDPETQVLMMRLMSDLVPALLASADGELKHFDLRWHPESALTVVMAAKGYPGDYAKGTRIDGLDDAAKVEGVEIFHAGTKSDGDRILANGGRVLNVTATAKTVSEAQRRAYEAIGRIKWPEGFCRRDIGWQAVAREKAGP; encoded by the coding sequence ATGAATATCCTCCTGATCGGTTCCGGCGGGCGCGAGCACGCGCTGGCGTGGAAAATGGCGGCTTCGCCGTTGCTGACGAAATTGTGGTGCGCGCCAGGCAATGCGGGCATTGCGCAGGAGGCTGAATGCATCGCATTGGACGTCGCGAACCATGCCGCCGTGATTGATTTCTGCAAGACCAACAAGGTCGATCTGGTCGTGGTCGGTCCGGAGGCGCCGCTCGCCGCAGGGATTGTCGACGATCTGGCTGCGGCCGGAATCAAGGCGTTCGGCCCGAGCAAGGCAGCCTCGCAGCTGGAAAGCTCCAAGGGCTTCACCAAGGACATCTGCAAGGCCAACGACATTCCCACCGCCGCCTATGAACGCTTCAAGGATGCCGCTGCGGCGAAGGCCTATATCCGCAAGCATAGCGCGCCGATTGTGGTGAAGGCTGACGGTCTTGCGGCGGGCAAGGGCGTGGTCATCGCAATGACATTGGCCGAAGCCGAGGCCGCCATCGATGCGTTATTCGGTTCGCCGGGTGCGGAAGCCGTGATCGAGGAGTTCATGGAGGGCGAGGAGGCCTCGTTCTTCGTGCTATGCGACGGCGACAACGCGCTGCCGCTCGCCGCCGCGCAGGATCACAAGCGGGCCTATGATGGTGACAAGGGACCGAACACGGGCGGCATGGGCGCGTATTCGCCGGCGCCGGTGTTCACCGACGCCATTCGTGAGCGCACGATGGCCGAAATCATCCTGCCGACGCTACGCGCGATGAGCGCGATGGGCATGCCCTACAAGGGCGTGCTGTTCGCCGGGCTGATGATCACGAAGGACGGTCCGAAACTGATCGAGTACAATGCGCGGTTCGGCGATCCGGAAACGCAGGTGCTGATGATGCGCCTGATGTCGGATCTGGTGCCGGCGCTGCTGGCCTCCGCCGACGGCGAACTGAAACATTTCGATCTGCGCTGGCATCCGGAATCAGCGCTCACCGTGGTGATGGCGGCGAAGGGCTATCCCGGCGACTATGCTAAAGGCACGCGCATCGACGGTCTCGATGACGCCGCCAAGGTCGAGGGCGTCGAGATTTTTCACGCCGGCACCAAATCCGACGGGGACAGGATTCTCGCCAATGGCGGCCGCGTGCTGAACGTCACCGCGACGGCAAAAACCGTCAGCGAGGCGCAGCGCCGCGCCTATGAGGCGATCGGCCGGATCAAGTGGCCGGAGGGGTTCTGCCGGCGCGACATCGGCTGGCAGGCGGTGGCAAGGGAGAAGGCTGGGCCTTGA
- a CDS encoding alpha/beta hydrolase, producing the protein MSDLADLFPGFASEWISTRNGRIFARVGGKGPPLLLLHGYPQTHVMWHRVAPALAEKFTLVIADLPGYGWSDVPKTDADHTPFTKRAMAQAMIEAMEKLGHVHFALAGHDRGGRVAYRLALDHPGRLSRLATLDILPTYDYWSKMDRGFALRVYHWAFLAQPSPLPENLIASNPDDYFGRTFKSWARKDAPNPFDPRAVQHYLTALRDPLRIHAACEDYRAGAYADFDHDKADLEAGNKITVPLLALWGGAGIAASASSPLDGWRRLATDVRGHAINAGHFLPEENPAATCDALLKFFSE; encoded by the coding sequence ATGTCCGATCTCGCCGATCTCTTTCCCGGTTTCGCCTCCGAATGGATCAGCACGCGCAATGGCCGCATCTTCGCGCGCGTCGGCGGCAAGGGGCCGCCGCTGCTGCTGCTGCACGGCTATCCGCAGACCCATGTGATGTGGCACCGCGTGGCACCTGCGCTTGCGGAAAAATTCACCCTCGTGATCGCGGACCTGCCCGGCTACGGCTGGTCGGATGTGCCGAAGACCGATGCGGACCACACGCCGTTCACCAAGCGCGCGATGGCGCAGGCGATGATCGAGGCGATGGAAAAGCTCGGCCATGTGCATTTTGCTCTGGCAGGCCACGACCGCGGCGGCCGCGTGGCCTATCGGCTGGCGCTCGACCATCCCGGCCGGCTGTCGCGGCTGGCGACACTGGATATCCTGCCGACCTACGATTACTGGTCGAAGATGGATCGTGGCTTTGCGCTGCGCGTCTATCACTGGGCGTTTCTGGCGCAGCCCTCGCCGCTGCCGGAAAACCTGATCGCCTCCAATCCCGACGATTACTTCGGCCGCACGTTCAAGAGCTGGGCCCGGAAAGACGCGCCCAATCCGTTCGATCCGCGCGCGGTCCAACACTATCTGACGGCGCTGCGCGATCCGCTGCGGATTCATGCGGCGTGCGAGGATTATCGTGCCGGGGCCTATGCCGACTTCGACCATGACAAGGCCGATCTCGAGGCGGGCAACAAGATCACCGTGCCGCTGCTGGCGCTGTGGGGCGGCGCAGGCATCGCGGCGTCGGCGAGCAGCCCGCTTGACGGGTGGCGCAGATTGGCGACCGATGTGCGCGGCCACGCCATCAATGCCGGGCATTTTCTGCCCGAGGAGAATCCGGCGGCGACGTGCGACGCATTGTTAAAATTCTTTTCGGAGTGA
- a CDS encoding GNAT family N-acetyltransferase, with amino-acid sequence MALREARREDIRRIVEMLADDEVARGREDFSGDMAPYYTAFDSIAADPNNTLYVWDQDGAVMGCLQLTFIPGISYHGSWIAKVEGVRVDRSLRSLGIGEQMMDAMIEKSRARGCKQLQLTTNKRRIDAQRFYRRLGFEASHEGMKLDL; translated from the coding sequence ATGGCGCTACGCGAAGCGCGGCGGGAGGACATCCGCCGCATCGTCGAGATGCTGGCGGACGACGAAGTCGCGCGCGGCCGCGAGGACTTCTCCGGCGACATGGCGCCTTATTACACCGCGTTCGACAGCATCGCGGCGGACCCCAACAACACGCTTTATGTGTGGGATCAGGACGGCGCGGTGATGGGCTGCCTGCAACTGACGTTCATTCCCGGCATCTCCTATCACGGAAGCTGGATCGCGAAGGTGGAAGGTGTGCGGGTCGATCGTTCGCTGCGCAGCCTCGGCATCGGCGAACAGATGATGGATGCGATGATTGAGAAGTCACGCGCCCGGGGCTGCAAGCAGTTGCAGCTCACCACCAACAAGCGGAGGATCGACGCGCAACGCTTCTACCGGCGGCTCGGTTTCGAGGCGTCCCATGAAGGCATGAAGCTGGATTTGTGA
- a CDS encoding nucleoside deaminase — protein sequence MTARSFMDLALKQAEIAEKAGEVPIGCVVVRDGAVIAQAGNRTLSDRDPTAHAEIVALREAARLIGSERLTDCDLYVTLEPCTMCAGAISFARIRRLYYGATDPKGGAVDSGVRFFASPTCHHVPEIYPSVGESEAAALLTNFFRARR from the coding sequence ATGACGGCACGATCTTTCATGGATTTAGCGCTGAAACAGGCCGAAATAGCCGAAAAGGCCGGCGAAGTGCCGATCGGCTGCGTGGTCGTGCGCGATGGCGCGGTGATCGCGCAGGCCGGCAACCGCACCCTCTCCGACCGCGATCCGACCGCCCATGCCGAGATTGTGGCGCTCCGAGAGGCCGCGCGCCTCATCGGCAGCGAGCGCCTGACCGATTGCGACCTCTACGTTACGCTGGAGCCCTGCACGATGTGCGCTGGCGCGATTTCCTTCGCGCGCATCCGCAGGCTGTATTATGGCGCAACCGACCCGAAGGGCGGCGCAGTCGACAGCGGCGTCAGGTTCTTCGCCTCGCCGACCTGCCATCATGTGCCGGAAATCTATCCCTCCGTCGGCGAAAGCGAGGCGGCGGCGCTGCTGACAAATTTTTTCAGGGCGAGGCGGTAG
- a CDS encoding pseudouridine synthase gives MPRDNDKNNGRPPRREGGAGAGYKGGGKGRSGGPGGRGGGASRDERSARSSGPRGDKKFGDRTFGDKRPAGDKRPFAARAGAKPYAGKRDDFRKDGDRPAPRKDFGSRDRGDARPFKPREDRGEGRSFKPREDRGEARSFKPRGDRSEGRPFKSREDRGEGRPPFKPRDRDDRAPRGAGAGRFQDRKFGEKRPYTPRGEGGDARPARFNRDDRPQRDERPRFNRDDRPARGAPDRGPRKDFNRGEDRGGDKPWQKRAPGRDDARRDSRPPRDDASRFDKPRFDKPREDRDSSQRPRFSRPRFDKPREDRVPRGRSDWQEHPRSETRDRPRRENEDDSKVFAKRPAFGGRGEYRERKPDFDKRPPRAVPEKKKSGERIAKIVARAGLCSRRDAEEWITQGRVAVNGRVINSPALDITANDVVTIDGKPLPERERTRLFLYHKPRGLMTTHDDPEGRPTVFDNLPEGLPRLISIGRLDFNTEGLLLLTNDGGLARALELPDTGWLRRYRVRAHGEVTQGQLDELKKGVEVDGVKYGSIDATLERDKAANVWIVFAIREGKNREVRNVMAHLGLEVNRLIRISYGPFQLGEIEEGQVEEIKSRVLREQLGDKIVAMSGAQFDKPVKDAVEGDDAPRAKEGTKERIKGRIKPAGSKSGLIADRKGRRILVTRAGSDEARARNEEEAGGYGPPRRPTRGYKGKRDLKPRD, from the coding sequence ATGCCCCGCGATAACGATAAAAACAACGGCCGTCCGCCGCGCCGTGAAGGCGGAGCTGGCGCAGGTTACAAGGGCGGCGGCAAGGGCCGATCCGGAGGACCGGGCGGGCGCGGCGGTGGCGCTTCGCGGGATGAGCGGTCCGCGCGATCGAGCGGCCCGCGTGGCGACAAGAAATTCGGTGACCGGACGTTTGGCGACAAGCGACCGGCCGGCGACAAGCGCCCGTTTGCTGCTCGCGCAGGGGCGAAGCCTTACGCTGGCAAGCGCGATGATTTCCGCAAGGACGGTGATCGTCCAGCGCCGCGCAAGGACTTCGGCTCGCGGGATCGTGGGGACGCACGTCCATTCAAACCACGCGAGGATCGCGGCGAGGGCCGTTCGTTCAAACCGCGCGAGGATCGCGGCGAAGCACGTTCGTTCAAGCCGCGCGGGGATCGGAGCGAGGGGCGTCCCTTCAAGTCCCGCGAGGATCGCGGAGAAGGCCGTCCGCCATTCAAGCCCCGGGACCGTGACGACCGTGCGCCGCGTGGCGCGGGCGCCGGCCGTTTCCAGGACAGGAAATTCGGCGAGAAGCGGCCTTATACGCCACGCGGCGAGGGCGGCGATGCGCGTCCCGCCCGTTTCAACCGGGACGACCGGCCGCAGCGCGACGAACGTCCGCGCTTCAACCGCGATGACCGGCCCGCGCGCGGCGCGCCGGATCGCGGTCCGCGCAAGGATTTCAACCGCGGCGAGGATCGAGGCGGCGACAAGCCCTGGCAGAAGCGTGCTCCCGGCCGTGACGACGCCCGGCGCGACAGCCGTCCGCCACGCGACGATGCAAGTCGTTTCGACAAGCCCCGTTTCGACAAACCGCGGGAGGATCGCGATTCAAGCCAGCGTCCGCGTTTCTCGCGTCCGCGATTCGACAAGCCACGCGAGGATCGCGTCCCGCGCGGCCGCAGCGACTGGCAGGAGCATCCGCGCAGCGAAACACGCGACCGTCCGCGCCGCGAGAATGAGGACGACAGCAAGGTCTTCGCCAAGCGTCCGGCTTTCGGCGGGCGTGGCGAATATCGCGAGCGCAAGCCTGACTTCGACAAGCGCCCGCCGCGCGCGGTGCCTGAGAAAAAGAAGAGCGGCGAGCGCATCGCCAAGATTGTCGCGCGCGCAGGACTTTGCTCGCGCCGCGACGCCGAGGAATGGATCACGCAGGGCCGGGTCGCGGTGAATGGCCGCGTCATCAACTCGCCGGCTCTGGATATCACCGCGAATGACGTCGTCACCATCGACGGCAAGCCGTTGCCGGAGCGCGAACGCACGCGGCTGTTTCTGTATCACAAGCCGCGCGGCCTGATGACGACCCACGACGATCCCGAGGGCCGTCCCACGGTGTTCGATAATCTGCCGGAAGGTCTGCCCCGCCTTATCAGCATTGGGCGGCTGGATTTCAACACCGAAGGCCTGCTGTTGCTCACCAATGACGGCGGTCTCGCCCGCGCGCTGGAATTGCCGGACACCGGCTGGCTGCGGCGCTATCGCGTGCGCGCCCACGGCGAAGTGACTCAGGGACAACTCGACGAGTTGAAGAAGGGTGTCGAGGTCGACGGCGTCAAGTACGGCTCGATCGACGCAACGCTGGAGCGCGACAAGGCGGCGAACGTCTGGATCGTGTTCGCGATCCGCGAAGGCAAGAACCGCGAGGTCCGCAACGTCATGGCGCATCTCGGCCTCGAGGTGAATCGCCTGATCCGCATTTCCTACGGTCCGTTCCAGCTGGGCGAAATCGAGGAAGGCCAGGTTGAGGAGATCAAGTCACGGGTGTTGCGCGAACAGCTCGGCGACAAGATCGTCGCGATGTCCGGTGCGCAGTTCGACAAGCCGGTGAAGGACGCGGTTGAAGGCGATGACGCGCCGCGCGCCAAGGAAGGAACGAAGGAACGCATCAAGGGCCGCATCAAGCCTGCCGGTTCGAAAAGCGGGCTGATCGCCGACCGCAAAGGCCGCCGCATCCTGGTGACGCGCGCGGGCAGCGACGAAGCGCGGGCGCGCAACGAGGAGGAAGCGGGCGGCTACGGTCCGCCCCGTCGTCCGACGCGGGGCTATAAAGGCAAGCGCGACCTGAAGCCGCGGGATTGA
- the rsmD gene encoding 16S rRNA (guanine(966)-N(2))-methyltransferase RsmD yields MRVIGGRLRGRNIASPASNDIRPTQDRLREALFNILMHGYDNPIDGARVLDLFAGTGALGIEAVSRGAAFTLFVDNGAEARALLRNNVEALGLGGVTKIYRRDATSLGPAYPVEPFSLAFLDPPYKRVLADKALASLRDGKWLTPGALVVVEESKGAFVAAEGFEELERRSYDETEFVFLKASAPA; encoded by the coding sequence ATGCGCGTGATCGGTGGACGTCTGAGAGGCCGCAACATTGCCTCGCCCGCATCGAACGACATTCGACCGACGCAGGATCGCCTGCGCGAAGCGCTGTTCAACATCCTGATGCACGGATACGACAACCCGATCGACGGCGCGCGCGTGCTCGACCTTTTTGCTGGGACCGGAGCGCTCGGTATCGAAGCCGTGTCGCGCGGAGCCGCCTTTACGCTATTCGTGGACAACGGCGCGGAGGCGCGGGCGCTGTTGCGCAACAATGTCGAGGCGCTGGGTCTCGGCGGCGTGACCAAGATCTATCGCCGCGACGCGACCAGTCTCGGTCCAGCCTATCCTGTCGAACCATTCTCGCTGGCGTTTCTCGATCCACCCTACAAACGCGTTCTTGCCGACAAGGCACTCGCTTCGCTGCGCGATGGCAAGTGGTTGACGCCGGGTGCGCTGGTCGTGGTCGAAGAATCGAAGGGAGCGTTCGTTGCAGCCGAAGGCTTCGAGGAGCTTGAACGTCGATCGTATGACGAGACAGAATTTGTGTTTTTGAAGGCGAGCGCTCCGGCATAG